One part of the Halostagnicola larsenii XH-48 genome encodes these proteins:
- a CDS encoding DUF5305 domain-containing protein — MSDWFLPVLLCVLVVAALGGVWAYQVNAVPEFEQEDRVIEQWRESTTYNHSAVVTDDTGVWSSGERLTDRPMYYTAVSPELDGSYSYEYSAANGSLEVTTETVLLVRGVGENGDDIYWETSEPLQERTTDSLAPGEAHSTAFTVDIEAVRQEIADLEEELRASEGTVDVRVVSTSEIAGEIEGEQVETTYDSEMPIDIGSSTFSVGDLETVDEPERSTELIQTPVQPSPLESIGSILVFAVALAAAIALLAGRNTNYIEITDDEKQRLRFERERERFDEWITTGTFPSEREYESTILVDDLTGLIDVAIDTNKRVIEDQQLGVSTVLDEEYSYIYVHPGSPARDWLLNFADETIDEFESNDF; from the coding sequence TTGAGTGACTGGTTTCTCCCCGTCCTCCTGTGCGTGCTCGTTGTTGCGGCCCTTGGCGGAGTCTGGGCATATCAAGTAAACGCCGTTCCGGAGTTCGAACAGGAGGATCGAGTCATCGAACAGTGGCGGGAGTCGACGACGTACAACCACAGCGCAGTCGTCACCGACGACACCGGTGTCTGGTCGTCCGGCGAGCGATTGACCGACCGGCCGATGTACTATACGGCCGTTTCGCCAGAACTGGATGGGTCGTATTCCTACGAGTACTCGGCGGCGAACGGATCACTCGAGGTGACGACTGAGACAGTTCTGCTCGTGCGGGGTGTCGGCGAAAACGGTGACGACATCTACTGGGAAACGTCCGAACCGCTTCAGGAGCGTACGACGGATTCGCTTGCCCCCGGAGAGGCGCATTCGACCGCGTTCACGGTCGATATCGAGGCGGTTCGACAGGAGATAGCCGATCTCGAAGAGGAGCTGCGAGCGAGCGAGGGTACCGTCGACGTGCGAGTCGTTTCGACCAGCGAAATCGCCGGTGAGATCGAAGGCGAGCAGGTCGAGACGACCTACGACAGCGAGATGCCGATCGATATCGGATCGTCGACGTTCAGCGTTGGCGACCTTGAGACAGTCGACGAACCCGAACGGTCGACCGAACTGATCCAGACGCCCGTTCAGCCGTCGCCGCTCGAGTCGATCGGCTCGATCCTCGTGTTCGCCGTTGCGCTCGCGGCGGCTATCGCGCTTCTGGCGGGACGCAACACAAACTACATCGAAATAACCGACGACGAGAAGCAACGACTGCGATTCGAACGCGAACGCGAGCGATTCGACGAGTGGATCACGACCGGCACGTTCCCCTCGGAACGCGAGTACGAATCGACCATCCTCGTCGACGACCTCACCGGACTGATCGACGTTGCAATCGACACGAACAAACGGGTGATCGAGGACCAACAGCTCGGGGTGAGCACGGTGCTCGACGAGGAGTACAGCTACATATACGTTCATCCGGGCTCCCCGGCCAGAGACTGGTTGCTGAACTTCGCCGACGAAACGATCGACGAATTCGAGAGCAATGATTTCTGA
- a CDS encoding signal peptidase I produces the protein MSSLGRWLQFALVVLVVLVGLFSLLGQPMLVFVETGSMEPTLEPGDGYVAVPEMFAGEIEQGDVILFEAKELGDDGELTTHRVDAVTDEGYITKGDANPFTDQEDEEPLVQDEQIRSVGLEVGGDLVVVPGLGAVVETITGVFDTIQDRLFSSVGLEPPGSGAFSLGVLGLSVTAYLALSARDTFGRETTTGRSRREGARSGAVVIVVLLLVVLVPLNLTMLLPSGVYQYEIVSSNAPGDGEQTIEAGSSAAVPYPLTNGGQIPMVVILEPASEGVTIEKHQYHLSRSSTESASVTMQAPEETGTHYRFVEETRYAMVLPPTVIGALHSVHPVVALFAINVPVVAVLTLLGIGLLGTGRMRLRSRSRGLSMGAHLRRSLPFVSPRDSRFVRPPPWEPELPNSRQRPADTTEADAESGMNVESGTSVDAGRSADDGGAVGFGTAGRRRVHALEPMPIRRYGWIEDVTRTPPDDLGLDEPEWTPSLLQRALEAASDERYTRIECRRVIESTDSPVERRARTETDSTSSKPSRSGATAGRETDETEP, from the coding sequence ATGAGTTCGCTCGGACGGTGGCTCCAGTTCGCTCTGGTCGTCCTCGTCGTCCTCGTCGGTCTGTTCTCGTTGCTCGGGCAACCGATGCTCGTCTTCGTCGAAACGGGAAGTATGGAGCCGACGCTCGAGCCGGGTGACGGATACGTCGCCGTTCCGGAGATGTTCGCCGGCGAAATCGAACAAGGGGACGTAATCTTGTTCGAAGCCAAGGAACTCGGTGACGACGGCGAGTTGACGACTCACCGCGTGGACGCTGTGACGGACGAGGGGTATATCACGAAAGGCGATGCGAACCCGTTTACGGATCAAGAAGACGAGGAACCGCTGGTTCAAGACGAGCAGATTCGGTCAGTTGGCCTCGAGGTCGGCGGGGACCTGGTCGTCGTTCCCGGACTGGGCGCCGTCGTCGAAACGATTACCGGCGTTTTCGATACGATACAGGATCGGCTCTTCTCGTCGGTCGGACTCGAACCGCCGGGATCGGGAGCGTTCTCGTTGGGTGTCTTGGGTCTGAGCGTAACCGCGTACCTCGCGCTTTCGGCGCGGGACACGTTCGGGCGAGAGACGACTACCGGTCGATCGCGGCGCGAAGGCGCCAGGTCTGGCGCGGTCGTCATCGTCGTGCTCCTGTTGGTCGTGCTGGTACCGCTCAATCTCACGATGTTGCTCCCCTCCGGCGTCTATCAGTACGAAATCGTGAGCTCAAACGCCCCCGGCGACGGGGAACAGACGATCGAAGCGGGGAGTTCCGCGGCGGTTCCGTACCCGCTTACCAACGGTGGGCAGATCCCAATGGTGGTGATTCTCGAGCCTGCGAGCGAGGGAGTCACCATCGAAAAACACCAGTATCACCTCTCGAGATCGTCGACCGAAAGCGCCTCGGTCACGATGCAGGCACCCGAGGAGACCGGAACACACTACCGGTTCGTCGAAGAGACGAGGTACGCGATGGTGCTCCCGCCGACGGTGATCGGCGCGTTACATTCCGTCCACCCCGTCGTCGCGCTGTTCGCGATCAACGTTCCCGTCGTCGCCGTTCTCACACTCCTCGGAATCGGTCTCCTCGGAACGGGCCGAATGCGACTCAGGTCTCGTTCGCGGGGGCTATCGATGGGAGCGCACCTCCGGCGGAGCCTTCCGTTCGTTTCACCGCGTGACAGCCGATTCGTTCGGCCACCACCGTGGGAACCGGAACTGCCGAATTCGCGTCAACGCCCCGCCGATACGACCGAGGCTGACGCGGAGTCTGGGATGAACGTGGAGTCTGGAACGAGCGTTGACGCTGGGAGAAGCGCTGACGATGGCGGGGCTGTTGGCTTCGGTACTGCGGGGCGTCGGCGTGTACACGCGCTCGAGCCGATGCCGATCCGCCGCTACGGGTGGATCGAGGATGTCACTCGAACGCCTCCCGACGACCTCGGACTCGACGAACCCGAATGGACGCCGTCGCTCCTCCAGCGGGCGCTCGAGGCGGCCTCCGACGAGCGATACACGCGAATCGAATGCAGAAGGGTGATCGAATCGACGGACTCGCCAGTAGAACGAAGAGCCCGGACCGAGACGGATTCGACCAGCAGTAAGCCGTCCCGGTCGGGCGCGACTGCCGGGCGGGAGACAGACGAGACAGAGCCATGA
- a CDS encoding winged helix-turn-helix domain-containing protein: MIRENHDETIQPKRHEEQNDLFDALGSHRSRYALYACLETEGPRALSVIADQVAAWEYDKPITEVTPAEHKRVYTSLQQHHLSKLEGAGLIDVDDKSIDCTEKARNLDLYIELVPESDLPWSLYYLGLSAISGFLLGLQIAGFLPDAVSFPLLTAGILLVFSCSSLVHYRRANRITFGPADRPLEIDD; encoded by the coding sequence ATGATCCGAGAGAACCACGACGAGACGATCCAACCGAAAAGGCACGAAGAGCAAAACGACCTGTTCGATGCGCTCGGGAGCCACCGCAGCAGGTATGCGCTGTACGCGTGTCTCGAGACAGAAGGTCCCCGAGCGTTGTCAGTCATCGCGGACCAGGTCGCCGCCTGGGAGTACGACAAGCCGATCACCGAGGTGACGCCCGCCGAACACAAGCGCGTATACACGTCCCTCCAGCAACACCACCTCTCGAAACTCGAGGGAGCCGGCCTGATCGATGTCGACGACAAGTCGATCGACTGCACGGAGAAAGCGCGGAACCTCGATCTGTACATCGAACTGGTGCCCGAATCGGACCTCCCCTGGAGTCTCTACTATCTCGGATTGAGCGCTATCTCGGGATTCCTTCTCGGACTACAGATCGCTGGGTTCCTTCCCGATGCGGTTTCGTTTCCGCTTCTCACTGCGGGGATACTGCTCGTGTTTTCGTGTTCGTCGCTCGTCCACTACCGCCGGGCGAACCGGATCACGTTCGGGCCGGCGGACAGACCACTCGAGATCGACGACTAA
- a CDS encoding TRAM domain-containing protein has translation MEIPDELLCVFSAEVTEQQDSYCIEVPKNELEVGDVQNGEVYRVALLSTESGGESPSEPKSSQKRNRGGPEPPVEEGESRTVDIEDIGEQGDGIARIERGYVVIVPDAEKGERVTIEIEDVTETVAFAEVIERKDYYE, from the coding sequence ATGGAAATACCAGATGAGTTATTGTGCGTCTTCAGCGCAGAAGTAACTGAGCAGCAGGATTCATATTGCATCGAAGTTCCGAAAAACGAACTCGAGGTCGGCGACGTCCAAAACGGTGAGGTCTACCGTGTCGCGCTACTCTCGACCGAATCGGGTGGCGAATCACCGTCGGAACCGAAATCGTCACAAAAACGGAATCGAGGCGGTCCGGAACCGCCCGTCGAGGAAGGTGAAAGCCGTACAGTCGATATCGAAGATATTGGAGAGCAAGGGGACGGAATCGCACGAATCGAGCGCGGCTACGTCGTCATCGTGCCAGACGCAGAGAAGGGTGAACGCGTGACGATCGAGATCGAGGACGTCACGGAGACCGTCGCCTTCGCGGAGGTTATCGAGCGAAAAGATTACTACGAATAA
- a CDS encoding PRC-barrel domain-containing protein: MDEILARNLIDKSIIGTDGTDFGTLYNVTMGIESADLRNLVINPNEDLPLQSVDFETDDDGRLLIPMDHISRLNDQIVIQR, from the coding sequence ATGGACGAAATACTTGCCAGAAACCTCATAGATAAATCTATCATTGGAACGGACGGAACCGACTTTGGAACCCTCTACAACGTCACGATGGGGATCGAATCAGCGGATCTACGGAATCTGGTTATCAATCCGAACGAGGACCTCCCCCTGCAATCGGTCGATTTCGAAACCGACGACGACGGACGGCTCCTCATCCCGATGGATCACATCTCGAGACTTAACGACCAGATCGTGATTCAGCGCTGA
- the trkA gene encoding Trk system potassium transporter TrkA, with protein MRVIIVGAGDVGRSIAGNLESSHDVVVIDQDERVVEDLTYSHDVLAIQGDGTTLETLQEADIKKADLVIACTDSDESNIVICGSAKTATDGFTIARVRRRTLLETWEGSQGGFDVDFMVCTDLLTAQTIFRISGLPAAQDVDAFIGGLVQMAEFKVDADSPIAQQTIHEADRYDSLTFAAVFRGDEMIVATGDTVIEPGDYVVVIGSDESVRRFAADLTSRKRTNGDEIVIVGASEVGFQTARELENHGYHPRLIERDPDRARAAAEALPGTTVLESDATDIEFLEREHVDEANIVIAALGNDEKNLLVSLLARRLGVDRTVAVIENLEYGELFETVGVDVAVNPREETAEEIVRFTRTTRTEKVAMLEHDRAEVIEIEAKLDSELTGQTIQDSMADLPDGIVIGAISRGGDIVTPRGTTVIEPGDHLVLFVDSNVLDAVIEAV; from the coding sequence ATGCGCGTTATAATCGTTGGCGCTGGTGACGTTGGCAGGTCGATCGCCGGTAACCTAGAGTCCAGTCACGACGTGGTTGTGATCGACCAAGACGAACGCGTCGTCGAAGACTTAACCTATTCTCACGACGTGCTCGCGATTCAGGGAGACGGAACGACGCTCGAGACGCTTCAGGAGGCAGATATCAAAAAGGCTGATCTGGTGATCGCCTGCACCGACAGCGACGAATCGAATATCGTTATCTGTGGCTCCGCGAAGACCGCGACTGACGGCTTCACCATCGCTCGAGTCAGACGGAGAACATTACTCGAGACCTGGGAGGGTTCACAGGGCGGATTCGACGTCGATTTTATGGTTTGTACGGATCTCTTGACCGCCCAGACGATCTTTCGTATTTCGGGACTCCCTGCCGCCCAGGACGTCGACGCGTTCATCGGCGGTCTGGTGCAGATGGCGGAGTTCAAAGTCGACGCCGACAGCCCGATCGCCCAACAGACGATTCACGAGGCCGACCGGTACGACTCGTTGACGTTCGCGGCGGTGTTCCGCGGGGACGAAATGATTGTCGCGACCGGCGATACGGTGATCGAACCGGGAGATTACGTCGTCGTCATCGGAAGCGACGAGTCGGTGCGACGGTTTGCAGCAGACCTCACCTCACGAAAGCGGACGAACGGCGACGAAATCGTGATCGTCGGGGCCAGCGAAGTCGGCTTCCAGACGGCTCGAGAGTTGGAAAACCACGGCTACCACCCGCGACTCATCGAACGAGACCCAGATCGCGCGCGAGCGGCCGCGGAAGCGCTTCCGGGGACGACAGTCCTCGAGAGCGACGCAACCGATATCGAATTCTTAGAGCGCGAGCACGTCGACGAGGCGAATATCGTTATCGCGGCCCTCGGAAACGACGAGAAGAACTTACTCGTGTCGTTGCTGGCTCGCAGACTCGGCGTCGATCGAACCGTCGCCGTGATCGAGAACCTCGAGTACGGCGAGTTGTTCGAGACCGTCGGCGTCGACGTGGCGGTCAATCCGCGCGAAGAGACCGCAGAAGAAATCGTCCGATTCACTCGAACCACACGCACCGAGAAGGTCGCGATGTTAGAGCACGACCGTGCGGAGGTGATCGAAATCGAGGCCAAACTGGATAGCGAACTCACGGGACAGACGATCCAGGATTCGATGGCCGACCTTCCGGACGGCATCGTCATCGGTGCGATCTCTCGAGGCGGCGATATCGTGACTCCCCGCGGTACGACGGTTATCGAACCGGGGGATCACCTCGTCTTATTCGTCGATTCGAACGTCCTCGATGCGGTAATCGAGGCGGTCTAA
- a CDS encoding TrkH family potassium uptake protein: MRHYLRVDWRAGLSLVGTLLALLSLAFVVPIVVALVYGGNDLGVFVVSMILTVGFGLALRRLDPEPEPGAREAFFVVAFTWLFAAVFGAIPYVLAGNGTVAYPVNALFESMSGFTTTGATVMGDISFDTHSRAIMMWRQVTQWLGGMGIIVLAVAILSQMAVGGAQLMEAEAPGPGISKLSPHIAETARVLWIAYIGFTALLIALLYALSFTVYAPNMDLYYAIAHGFSTLPTGGFSPEARSIEFFSPVVQWLIVPFMFIAGVNFVLWWHVISGDPWELLGDNEFRFYLGAVSLFSLVGTVILFFDASLQTAATGQIGGNLERSLRYSVFQITSLTNSTGFANMDFDAWGHSAKALLLFVMFIGGSTGSTGGGIKILRWLVILKSLRREVFTTIHPEAVRPVRMNGKPLDEEAIRGIYAFTLLFLALFFVGFLLLSADASRLAGFNPHTLDLLTASIATLGNIGPGFGVVGPMGSYNGFPMTSKLLMVVYMWIGRLEIFPVLVLLTAAYWRS, from the coding sequence ATGCGCCACTATCTCCGCGTCGACTGGCGCGCCGGTTTAAGTCTCGTCGGCACACTGCTTGCGTTGCTCTCGCTCGCGTTCGTGGTTCCGATCGTCGTCGCGTTGGTCTACGGCGGGAACGATCTGGGAGTCTTCGTCGTTTCGATGATACTGACCGTAGGATTCGGTCTCGCGCTCCGACGGTTAGATCCCGAACCGGAACCGGGGGCCCGCGAAGCGTTCTTCGTCGTCGCGTTCACCTGGCTATTCGCCGCGGTGTTCGGCGCTATTCCGTACGTGCTCGCGGGGAACGGGACGGTCGCATATCCCGTCAACGCGCTGTTCGAAAGCATGAGCGGGTTCACGACGACGGGTGCGACGGTGATGGGTGACATTTCGTTCGACACGCATTCTCGGGCGATCATGATGTGGCGACAGGTCACCCAGTGGCTCGGCGGAATGGGGATCATCGTCCTCGCCGTCGCCATCCTCTCGCAGATGGCGGTCGGCGGAGCGCAGTTGATGGAAGCGGAAGCCCCCGGACCGGGGATTTCGAAACTCTCCCCGCACATCGCCGAGACCGCTCGCGTGCTGTGGATCGCGTACATCGGCTTTACCGCGCTCCTGATAGCGTTGTTGTACGCGCTCTCGTTTACCGTCTACGCGCCGAATATGGACCTGTACTACGCCATCGCACACGGCTTTTCGACGCTTCCGACCGGTGGATTCTCTCCCGAGGCTCGGAGCATCGAATTTTTCTCGCCCGTCGTCCAGTGGCTCATCGTTCCGTTCATGTTCATCGCTGGCGTCAACTTCGTGCTCTGGTGGCACGTAATCTCGGGCGACCCGTGGGAACTCCTGGGCGACAACGAGTTCCGGTTCTACCTCGGAGCCGTCTCGCTGTTTTCGCTCGTTGGGACGGTGATCCTCTTTTTCGACGCGTCCTTGCAAACGGCGGCAACCGGCCAGATTGGCGGCAATCTCGAGCGCTCGCTCCGGTACTCGGTCTTCCAGATCACTTCGCTGACAAATTCGACCGGGTTCGCGAACATGGATTTCGACGCGTGGGGACACTCGGCGAAAGCGCTCTTGCTGTTCGTGATGTTCATCGGCGGGTCGACCGGTTCCACCGGCGGCGGGATCAAGATCCTCCGGTGGTTGGTGATCCTGAAATCGCTCCGCCGTGAGGTGTTTACGACTATCCATCCCGAGGCAGTTCGACCGGTTCGAATGAACGGCAAACCACTCGATGAGGAGGCGATCAGAGGGATTTACGCGTTCACGCTCCTGTTTTTGGCCCTGTTTTTCGTCGGATTCTTGTTGCTCTCTGCGGACGCATCAAGGTTGGCGGGGTTCAATCCGCACACGCTCGATCTGCTGACAGCGTCCATCGCAACGCTCGGAAATATCGGTCCTGGATTCGGTGTCGTCGGTCCGATGGGGAGCTACAACGGGTTCCCGATGACCTCGAAACTCCTCATGGTCGTGTATATGTGGATCGGCCGACTCGAGATCTTTCCGGTGCTCGTCTTGCTCACGGCCGCGTACTGGCGGTCGTAA
- a CDS encoding sodium:calcium antiporter produces MRTLISNPLTPVAIALCLVLPWAVVSATGLTPGLIATVGLSGLSILGAAFLLAWGAETAEKDVSRSFAIAVLAVLAVAPEYAVDALYAWEAGVAPGSVASIQAADLAVANMTGANRILIGIGWSGTALFTVYRAKKSRDLNVERVEGFLANRVRLDRELSLEIVFLFAATLYAFFIPLTNSIAAHDMAILVGLYGLYIVFAIRTPAIERGHTGVPAYFQSFRKSRRVATVIGLFVVAGGVIFLAVEPFAHGLEEIGLQYGIPPFLMIQWVAPLASETPEFVIVIMLVIKARSSASFNALISSKLNQWTLLIGTLVLVYSVSLGYYGALPMGQRQSGEIWLTAAQSYFALALLVDLRLSAREALALLTLFLVQLYPEFHHYEWLLAFTGLYLVLGTTLLIRRRDAFRQLLAFARTRIRTAATPRSKR; encoded by the coding sequence GTGCGAACGCTGATCTCGAATCCGTTGACTCCCGTCGCAATCGCCCTGTGTCTCGTCCTTCCGTGGGCGGTCGTGAGCGCGACCGGTCTAACTCCCGGCCTGATCGCGACTGTAGGATTGTCGGGACTGTCGATCCTCGGCGCGGCATTTCTCCTCGCCTGGGGCGCCGAGACCGCCGAGAAAGACGTCTCGAGATCGTTCGCCATCGCCGTGCTAGCAGTGCTGGCCGTCGCGCCGGAGTACGCCGTCGACGCGCTCTACGCGTGGGAAGCCGGGGTCGCACCGGGCAGCGTCGCCTCCATACAAGCCGCAGATCTCGCGGTTGCGAACATGACCGGTGCCAACCGAATCCTCATCGGAATCGGGTGGTCGGGAACCGCCCTGTTCACCGTCTACCGAGCCAAAAAGAGCCGCGATCTAAACGTCGAACGGGTCGAGGGATTCCTCGCAAACCGGGTTCGGCTCGATCGGGAACTCTCCCTCGAGATCGTGTTTCTGTTCGCCGCCACGCTGTACGCGTTTTTCATCCCCCTGACCAACTCGATCGCGGCTCACGATATGGCGATTCTCGTCGGCCTCTACGGGCTGTATATCGTCTTCGCGATAAGAACGCCGGCTATCGAGCGAGGACACACCGGCGTTCCGGCGTACTTCCAGTCGTTTCGGAAATCGAGACGAGTCGCGACCGTAATCGGTCTGTTCGTCGTCGCGGGCGGAGTGATCTTCCTCGCGGTCGAACCGTTCGCCCATGGTCTCGAGGAAATCGGATTGCAGTACGGCATCCCGCCGTTCTTGATGATCCAGTGGGTCGCACCGCTGGCCAGCGAAACCCCCGAGTTCGTCATCGTCATCATGCTCGTGATAAAAGCCCGCTCGAGCGCCTCGTTCAACGCCCTCATCTCCTCGAAGCTCAATCAGTGGACTCTGCTTATCGGGACGCTCGTCCTCGTCTACAGCGTGTCGCTTGGGTACTACGGAGCACTTCCGATGGGACAGCGCCAGAGCGGCGAGATTTGGCTGACCGCGGCACAGAGTTACTTCGCGCTCGCGCTTCTCGTCGATCTCCGTCTCAGTGCTCGCGAAGCACTCGCCTTACTCACGCTCTTTCTCGTACAGCTCTACCCCGAGTTCCACCACTACGAGTGGTTACTCGCGTTCACGGGACTCTATCTCGTCCTGGGGACGACGTTGCTGATTCGTCGCCGCGACGCCTTCCGACAACTGCTAGCGTTTGCTCGCACCCGAATTCGAACGGCGGCAACGCCGAGATCGAAACGATGA
- a CDS encoding LUD domain-containing protein, with protein MTDQTNRLTRREKTAKIRHLLETEGETVHETVTPFNEGRYRRYAEMEDLEEYQAEARRIQADAIERLPELLEQVRNAVTENGGTVYLADDAADARRHVTEIAEANDAERVVKAKSMTTEEIELNDALEEAGVDVWETDLAEFVLQIAEEEPSHIASPAIHKSREEIATLFNTHFDLEDPLTTPEELTGFAREYLLDRITRADIGVSGANFIAADTGTLALITNEGNARKCVVTPDTHVAVAGVEKLIPTIADLPPFLNLIGPAGAGQDITAYVSLFRPPVESPVADFSKPNESAFDGHESDRSFHLVLVDNGRMAMREDEQLRETLYCIRCGACANSCANFQQVGGHAFGGETYSGGIATGWEAGVHGEESAATFNDLCTGCSRCVDACPVNIDIPWINTVVRNRLNHGADSSAFDHLVDGLAPDDEPTGIDRSKRLFGNFETLAKWGSRIAPLSNTIANTSMLRTALERVAGVDSRRELPHFRRETFRVWFENRTADRVTEPVRKAVLYPDVYTNHVQVERGKAAVRVLEALGVDVTVPDVPSSGRAPLSQGMIDTAASHARGVHTALAPETAAGRDVVVIEPSDLAMFRGEYERLLPGDAHETVADNSYELFEYIFGLLENGANEDTLRGPDDRDATAEGIGEEIAYHSHCQQRTLGLEEHTVAVLECAGYDVVTSDVECCGMAGSFGYKSEYYDLSMAVGDVLRKQFTGSETKDRTVVASGTSCLDQLDSLLERPNRHPIQVLDPGR; from the coding sequence ATGACGGATCAAACCAATCGGCTCACCCGTCGTGAGAAGACGGCGAAGATTCGTCATCTCCTCGAGACCGAAGGAGAAACCGTCCACGAGACCGTTACACCGTTCAATGAGGGGCGATACCGCCGCTACGCTGAAATGGAGGATCTCGAGGAGTATCAGGCCGAAGCACGCCGAATACAGGCGGACGCGATTGAACGGCTTCCCGAGTTGCTCGAGCAGGTTCGCAATGCCGTCACCGAGAACGGCGGAACCGTCTATCTCGCCGATGACGCCGCCGACGCTCGACGCCACGTGACCGAAATCGCCGAAGCGAACGACGCAGAGCGAGTCGTCAAGGCGAAGTCGATGACAACCGAAGAGATCGAACTCAACGACGCACTCGAGGAAGCCGGGGTCGACGTCTGGGAAACCGACCTCGCGGAATTCGTCCTTCAGATCGCCGAGGAAGAACCCAGTCACATCGCCTCGCCGGCGATACACAAGTCGCGAGAGGAGATCGCTACCCTGTTCAATACCCATTTCGATCTCGAGGACCCGTTGACGACACCTGAGGAACTGACGGGTTTCGCTCGTGAATACCTCCTCGATCGCATCACTCGTGCCGATATCGGCGTCTCGGGTGCGAATTTTATCGCGGCCGATACGGGAACCCTCGCGCTAATCACGAACGAAGGAAATGCGCGCAAGTGTGTCGTTACGCCAGATACCCACGTCGCGGTTGCGGGCGTCGAAAAACTGATTCCGACGATAGCGGACCTGCCGCCGTTTCTGAACCTGATCGGACCAGCCGGCGCTGGGCAGGATATCACGGCGTACGTATCGCTGTTTAGACCGCCGGTCGAGTCGCCCGTCGCCGACTTTTCGAAACCCAATGAATCCGCGTTCGATGGGCACGAATCGGACCGATCGTTCCACCTGGTATTAGTTGACAATGGACGAATGGCGATGCGAGAAGACGAGCAATTACGCGAGACGCTGTATTGTATCCGCTGTGGCGCGTGTGCAAACTCGTGCGCGAACTTCCAGCAGGTTGGCGGTCACGCGTTCGGTGGCGAGACGTACTCGGGCGGAATCGCAACCGGATGGGAGGCCGGCGTCCACGGCGAAGAGAGCGCCGCAACGTTCAATGATCTCTGTACCGGGTGTTCGAGGTGCGTCGACGCCTGCCCGGTGAACATCGATATCCCCTGGATAAACACTGTCGTTCGCAATCGACTCAACCACGGCGCCGATTCGTCAGCGTTCGACCATCTCGTCGACGGGTTGGCCCCAGACGACGAACCGACGGGCATCGACCGGAGCAAGCGCCTGTTCGGAAACTTCGAAACACTCGCGAAATGGGGGAGTCGAATCGCTCCACTGTCGAATACGATCGCCAATACGTCGATGCTTCGGACGGCGCTCGAGCGGGTCGCCGGTGTCGATAGTCGCCGAGAACTGCCTCACTTCCGCCGGGAGACATTCAGGGTGTGGTTCGAGAATCGAACCGCCGATAGAGTGACTGAACCCGTTCGAAAAGCGGTGCTCTACCCCGACGTGTACACCAACCACGTTCAGGTCGAGCGCGGGAAAGCCGCCGTTCGCGTTCTAGAAGCGCTCGGCGTCGATGTCACCGTCCCCGACGTCCCCTCGAGCGGACGTGCTCCCCTTTCACAGGGAATGATTGACACCGCTGCGTCTCACGCACGGGGCGTCCACACCGCGCTTGCCCCAGAAACGGCAGCCGGACGAGACGTGGTCGTCATCGAACCGAGCGATCTCGCGATGTTCCGGGGGGAGTACGAGCGACTCCTCCCAGGAGATGCCCACGAAACGGTAGCCGACAACAGCTACGAGCTGTTCGAGTATATCTTCGGACTGCTCGAGAACGGCGCAAACGAAGACACACTCCGCGGACCGGACGACAGAGACGCCACTGCAGAAGGGATCGGCGAAGAGATAGCCTACCACAGCCATTGTCAGCAACGGACGCTCGGTCTCGAAGAACACACCGTCGCCGTCCTCGAGTGCGCTGGCTACGATGTCGTCACGTCGGACGTGGAGTGTTGCGGGATGGCGGGAAGTTTCGGCTACAAATCGGAGTACTACGACCTGAGCATGGCCGTCGGCGATGTCCTCCGCAAGCAATTCACTGGGTCGGAAACCAAAGACCGAACCGTCGTTGCCAGTGGAACCTCGTGTCTCGATCAGCTGGATTCGTTGCTCGAGCGGCCGAATCGACACCCGATTCAGGTGCTCGATCCGGGTCGATAA